Proteins encoded by one window of uncultured Sunxiuqinia sp.:
- the purD gene encoding phosphoribosylamine--glycine ligase, with protein MLNILLVGSGGREHAMAWKIKQSEKVNKLFIAPGNAGTGNIGENIAVSVSDFEGLKKVILEKSIDLVVVGPEVPLVDGLHDFFLDDEELKEVKVVGPQKIGATLEGSKDFAKDFMDRHKIPTAKYKTVTPETLAEGIEFLKTMKAPYVLKADGLAAGKGVLIIEDLGEAEASLKIMLDGQFGEASSKVVIEEFLSGVELSVFAITDGKDYQILPEAKDYKRIGEGDTGLNTGGMGAISPVPFANAEYMKKIEDRIIKPTVDGLRKDNIAYNGFIFFGLINVDGDPYVIEYNVRMGDPETEAVMLRIKSDFVDLLEAAANGTMSEQSIEIDERTAVTVMLVSGGYPGTYENGKTMTGFDEVENSILFHAGTKQESNKVVTAGGRVIAISSYGSSIEEALKQSYANAEKIEFDGRYFRKDLGFDL; from the coding sequence ATGTTGAATATTTTACTTGTTGGATCAGGAGGAAGAGAACACGCGATGGCGTGGAAAATTAAGCAATCAGAGAAAGTCAATAAGCTGTTTATTGCACCCGGCAACGCCGGAACTGGCAATATTGGTGAAAATATTGCTGTAAGCGTTTCCGATTTTGAAGGACTGAAAAAAGTGATTCTTGAAAAATCGATCGACCTGGTGGTGGTTGGCCCCGAAGTACCTTTGGTTGATGGCTTGCACGATTTCTTTTTGGACGACGAAGAGCTGAAAGAAGTAAAAGTTGTTGGTCCTCAAAAAATAGGTGCAACCCTCGAAGGATCGAAAGATTTTGCGAAAGATTTCATGGATCGTCATAAAATTCCCACAGCAAAATATAAAACAGTAACCCCAGAAACACTTGCCGAAGGAATTGAGTTTCTGAAAACCATGAAAGCACCGTACGTTTTAAAAGCGGATGGATTAGCTGCCGGAAAAGGAGTACTGATTATTGAAGATTTGGGAGAAGCCGAAGCCTCATTAAAAATTATGCTTGATGGCCAATTTGGTGAAGCAAGCAGCAAAGTGGTAATCGAAGAATTCTTGTCGGGAGTGGAATTGTCTGTTTTTGCCATTACCGACGGAAAAGATTACCAAATTCTTCCCGAAGCCAAAGACTACAAACGAATTGGGGAAGGCGATACCGGATTAAATACCGGTGGTATGGGAGCAATCAGTCCCGTTCCTTTTGCCAATGCCGAGTACATGAAAAAAATTGAAGACCGCATCATCAAACCAACCGTTGACGGCTTGCGAAAAGACAATATCGCGTATAACGGATTCATCTTTTTTGGACTAATTAACGTTGATGGTGACCCGTATGTCATTGAATACAACGTTCGCATGGGTGATCCGGAAACCGAAGCCGTAATGCTACGAATCAAATCAGACTTTGTCGACCTCCTTGAAGCAGCAGCCAACGGCACCATGTCCGAGCAATCCATCGAAATTGATGAGCGCACGGCTGTAACAGTGATGTTGGTTTCTGGTGGATATCCGGGCACCTACGAAAACGGTAAAACCATGACTGGATTCGACGAGGTTGAAAACAGCATCTTGTTCCACGCCGGAACCAAGCAAGAATCGAACAAGGTCGTAACAGCCGGAGGACGAGTTATTGCCATCAGTTCATACGGTTCATCGATAGAAGAAGCTCTGAAACAATCGTATGCGAATGCCGAAAAAATTGAATTTGACGGGCGTTACTTCCGAAAAGACCTTGGGTTCGATTTGTAG
- a CDS encoding polysaccharide deacetylase family protein: MTRYFPKALWRLPGNQKRVVLTFDDGPIPEVTPWVLKLLKEENIKACFFCVGENVKRNPEVFQQVIDAGHQIGNHTFNHMQGLKNTTEAYFENIEKAASYIDSKLMRPPHGWLRKSQYQKVIKSYQMVMWDIISRDYDAKSSPQKVIDNVLNFVRPGSIIIFHDSLKAEKNLKVALPIVIKKLKEEGYQFTLLPETNEAKVAS, from the coding sequence GTGACACGCTATTTCCCTAAAGCGCTTTGGCGTTTGCCGGGAAACCAGAAAAGGGTGGTTCTCACCTTTGATGATGGTCCTATTCCGGAAGTAACACCTTGGGTTCTGAAATTACTGAAAGAAGAGAATATAAAAGCCTGCTTTTTCTGTGTAGGTGAGAATGTAAAACGGAATCCAGAGGTTTTTCAGCAAGTGATTGATGCCGGTCACCAGATTGGAAACCATACATTCAACCATATGCAGGGATTGAAAAATACAACCGAAGCTTATTTTGAAAACATTGAAAAAGCAGCATCATATATCGACTCGAAACTGATGCGACCGCCACATGGCTGGTTACGAAAGTCGCAATACCAGAAAGTGATTAAAAGCTACCAAATGGTCATGTGGGATATAATCAGTCGTGATTACGATGCAAAAAGCAGCCCTCAAAAAGTGATTGACAATGTGTTAAACTTTGTACGTCCGGGGTCAATTATTATTTTTCACGATTCGCTAAAAGCAGAAAAAAATTTAAAAGTAGCCCTGCCGATTGTTATAAAAAAACTGAAAGAAGAAGGATATCAATTTACCTTGCTACCCGAGACAAATGAGGCTAAAGTAGCGAGCTAA
- a CDS encoding DUF2723 domain-containing protein produces the protein MKNYKFINTVTGWLVFIVAAVVYLMTIEPTTSFWDCGEFITTSYKLEVGHPPGAPFFMILGRFFTLFADSSNAAMMINALSALASAFTILFLYWTITHLAQKLVDAENEFSMGQAIGIIGSGVVGALAYAFSDTFWFSAVEGEVYASSSLITAIVFWAILKWENVADQPQANRWIILIAYLMGISIGVHLLNLLAIPAIVFVYYFKKYKATRNGIIASLAISLVILGVIMYGIIPGVITIATWFELMFVNGIGLPFNTGTIIYAVLLIGLIVYGIHYTIKKNLVLWNTVLVAFTVILIGYSSFAMIVIRSSANTPMDQNSPDDVFSMLGYLNREQYGDRPLITGQYYNTPLNPQNPYVDTKPYYIQKDGKYVISDIRQKPQYDSRFTTFFPRMYSSQAQHVQDYKSWAGIEGKTVQITNRQGESETIKLPTFGENLRFFVRYQVVHMYLRYFMWNFAGRQNDIQGHGDIVNGNWLSGIDFIDSIRLGDQTNLPAKYANNKARNTYFFLPLLLGLIGVFFHYQRNKKDMWVVSLLFLMTGLAIVVYLNQYPHQPRERDYAYAGSFYAFAIWIGLGVIALSETLKKWMPETVSAIAVSAISLVLVPGVMGSENWDDHDRSGRYTARDFGANYLNSCEENGIIFTNGDNDTFPLWYNQEVEGVRTDLRVCNLSYLQTDWYIDQMRRKAYESEPLPITFTEDQYVQGNRDVVYLMNDPRIKGAVELKKALDFVKDDNPKTKLSQADNASYIPSKRLFLKVDKEAVIKNGVVPESEYDLIEDTIFFNFENKNYITKDELMVLDMIANSEWKRPIYYAITVGRDKYLGLQDYFRLDGLAYRFTPVKSKQDGIYFGRVNTDKMYEHMMKDFKWGNMNDPDVYIDENNQRMMMNIRNNFNRLAESLIEENKTDSAINVLNRSMELIPSKIVPYNYFSLKLAENYMAAGELGKGQEVMRDIFNSYKEEMDYYLSLDYKYLVSVDEEVQRLMYFMREMAVTASKYKLDDFSKEISDSFNSYYQSYTTLN, from the coding sequence ATGAAAAACTACAAGTTCATTAACACTGTTACAGGATGGCTGGTATTTATCGTAGCAGCCGTTGTTTATTTAATGACGATTGAACCCACCACTAGTTTCTGGGATTGCGGTGAATTTATTACCACTTCGTATAAACTTGAAGTTGGACACCCGCCCGGTGCACCTTTTTTCATGATTTTGGGACGGTTTTTCACCCTCTTTGCCGATTCCTCAAATGCTGCAATGATGATTAATGCACTTTCGGCTTTGGCTAGCGCATTTACCATCCTGTTTTTATATTGGACCATCACCCATCTGGCACAAAAGCTGGTCGATGCAGAAAACGAATTCAGCATGGGCCAGGCAATTGGCATTATTGGTAGTGGCGTAGTAGGTGCCCTAGCCTACGCATTCTCCGATACGTTCTGGTTTTCGGCGGTCGAAGGCGAAGTTTATGCTTCATCCTCGCTAATTACTGCCATCGTTTTTTGGGCTATCTTGAAATGGGAAAATGTAGCCGATCAACCACAGGCCAATCGCTGGATTATCCTTATCGCATACCTCATGGGTATTTCTATTGGTGTTCACTTGCTGAACCTTCTAGCCATTCCTGCAATCGTTTTCGTTTATTATTTCAAGAAATATAAAGCCACCCGCAATGGAATTATTGCAAGTTTGGCAATTTCATTAGTTATCCTAGGTGTAATCATGTACGGTATTATCCCGGGAGTTATCACAATTGCAACCTGGTTTGAATTAATGTTTGTCAATGGGATTGGACTTCCTTTCAATACCGGAACTATTATTTATGCTGTCTTGTTGATTGGACTGATTGTCTACGGAATTCATTACACAATAAAAAAGAATCTGGTGCTTTGGAATACCGTATTGGTCGCTTTTACCGTCATTCTCATTGGTTACTCCTCTTTTGCTATGATTGTTATCCGCTCATCAGCCAACACGCCAATGGACCAAAACAGCCCCGACGACGTATTTTCCATGCTGGGCTATTTAAATCGTGAGCAATACGGAGATCGACCCTTGATTACCGGTCAGTATTATAATACACCACTCAATCCTCAAAATCCATATGTTGACACCAAACCTTACTACATTCAGAAAGATGGTAAATACGTAATATCTGACATTCGCCAAAAACCACAATACGATTCCCGCTTTACCACTTTTTTTCCACGCATGTACAGCAGTCAAGCCCAACATGTTCAAGATTATAAAAGTTGGGCTGGAATTGAAGGAAAGACCGTTCAGATTACCAACCGACAGGGCGAAAGCGAAACCATCAAGCTGCCAACGTTTGGTGAAAACCTACGATTCTTTGTGCGATATCAGGTAGTTCACATGTATCTGCGCTACTTTATGTGGAACTTTGCAGGACGGCAAAATGATATTCAAGGACATGGTGACATCGTAAATGGGAACTGGCTCAGTGGAATCGACTTTATCGATTCCATACGCTTGGGTGACCAAACAAACCTTCCTGCCAAATACGCTAATAACAAGGCTCGAAACACCTACTTTTTTCTTCCGTTGCTGCTTGGATTAATCGGTGTATTTTTTCATTACCAGCGAAATAAAAAAGACATGTGGGTGGTCTCACTCCTATTTCTAATGACAGGCTTAGCTATTGTGGTTTACCTGAATCAATATCCACATCAACCGCGTGAGCGGGACTATGCCTATGCCGGCTCGTTTTACGCCTTTGCCATTTGGATTGGACTGGGCGTGATAGCACTCTCCGAGACATTGAAAAAATGGATGCCCGAAACCGTAAGCGCCATAGCTGTTTCAGCTATTAGCCTAGTATTAGTTCCCGGAGTTATGGGCAGCGAAAACTGGGATGATCATGATCGCTCCGGACGTTATACTGCTCGTGACTTTGGTGCCAATTACCTGAACAGTTGCGAGGAGAATGGGATCATTTTCACCAATGGAGACAACGACACTTTCCCCCTTTGGTACAACCAGGAAGTAGAAGGTGTTCGCACCGATCTGCGTGTTTGTAACCTCAGCTACCTACAAACCGATTGGTACATTGATCAAATGCGTCGTAAAGCTTATGAGTCAGAACCGCTGCCGATTACATTCACAGAAGATCAATATGTACAAGGAAATCGCGACGTCGTCTATCTGATGAATGATCCTCGCATAAAAGGGGCCGTGGAACTAAAAAAGGCACTCGACTTTGTAAAAGACGACAACCCAAAAACCAAGCTTTCACAAGCAGACAATGCTTCATATATTCCTTCAAAAAGATTATTCCTGAAGGTTGATAAGGAAGCAGTGATTAAAAACGGAGTGGTTCCAGAATCAGAATACGACTTGATTGAAGACACCATCTTCTTCAACTTTGAAAATAAAAACTACATTACCAAGGACGAGTTGATGGTACTGGACATGATTGCCAACTCGGAATGGAAACGCCCGATTTACTATGCCATTACTGTTGGGCGAGACAAATACCTTGGCTTGCAAGACTATTTCCGGTTAGACGGTTTGGCTTATCGTTTTACGCCCGTCAAGTCAAAACAAGACGGTATCTATTTTGGCCGTGTGAATACCGACAAAATGTATGAACACATGATGAAGGATTTCAAATGGGGAAATATGAATGATCCGGATGTTTACATCGACGAGAATAACCAGCGCATGATGATGAACATCCGAAATAACTTCAACCGTCTGGCGGAAAGCCTGATTGAAGAAAACAAAACAGATTCGGCAATTAATGTGCTAAACAGAAGCATGGAGCTAATCCCAAGTAAAATTGTTCCTTACAACTATTTCTCATTGAAACTGGCCGAAAATTATATGGCTGCCGGAGAACTGGGAAAAGGGCAAGAAGTCATGCGTGATATTTTCAATTCGTACAAAGAAGAAATGGACTATTACTTGTCACTGGACTACAAGTATCTTGTTTCAGTTGACGAAGAAGTGCAGCGGTTGATGTACTTTATGCGCGAAATGGCCGTAACGGCAAGCAAATATAAACTGGATGATTTTTCAAAAGAAATATCGGATAGTTTCAACAGCTATTATCAATCGTACACTACATTAAACTAA
- a CDS encoding thioredoxin family protein gives MEIKVLGSGCVKCRGLDHRVRKAVAELSLNARVEKVEDLTEIMYLGVMRTPALVVDNKVVMSGQLPTYNKLKELLLNLYKE, from the coding sequence ATGGAAATTAAAGTATTAGGCTCAGGATGTGTGAAATGCAGGGGATTGGATCATCGGGTACGAAAAGCTGTTGCCGAATTGAGTTTGAATGCTCGGGTTGAAAAGGTAGAAGATCTGACTGAAATAATGTATCTTGGAGTCATGCGAACTCCTGCGTTGGTGGTCGATAACAAGGTTGTGATGAGCGGCCAACTTCCAACGTATAATAAACTGAAGGAGCTTTTGCTGAATTTGTATAAAGAGTGA
- a CDS encoding nitrophenyl compound nitroreductase subunit ArsF family protein, with translation MRLTGILFVGLLFMMACTNNQPIKSDDLLMPKPGQIGIYYFRTSIRCETCDAIEQLIKDELAGNYASRLKEGEIVFRQFNLDDPAVVDFAQQFDVVFKSVIILKDEGAINLTNDLFLYVLPKPEKSRELFENTIDQL, from the coding sequence ATGAGATTGACTGGAATACTATTCGTTGGCCTGCTTTTTATGATGGCTTGTACAAACAATCAGCCTATTAAAAGTGATGATTTGTTGATGCCAAAACCCGGGCAGATTGGCATTTATTATTTTCGAACGTCGATTCGCTGTGAAACTTGCGATGCCATTGAGCAACTAATTAAAGATGAACTTGCAGGTAACTATGCAAGCCGGCTTAAAGAAGGCGAAATTGTGTTTCGTCAGTTCAATCTGGACGATCCGGCGGTGGTTGATTTTGCACAGCAGTTTGATGTGGTGTTTAAATCGGTTATTATTTTGAAAGATGAAGGAGCAATTAATTTGACCAATGACTTGTTCTTGTATGTTTTACCCAAACCTGAAAAGAGCCGGGAGCTATTTGAAAATACAATTGATCAACTCTGA
- a CDS encoding aromatic aminobenezylarsenical efflux permease ArsG family transporter has protein sequence MQEYFTNLLDQSSFPLWSAFLLGLITSLGPCTLTTNIAAIGFISKEASNKKRVLLGGLFYAGGRAFTYIVIALLLFVGADALNISKPLARYGEKMIGPLLLIIGLAMLEFIPIRFPSFNGLSERIEKQKRDLLMQHFLLGGVFALAFCSYSGVMYFGLLIPMTLSAPSGLLLPLFFALGTSVMVLFFTILIAFAFSGINQWFIRIKNIEFWLRRLVATMFIAIGFWKIIELILI, from the coding sequence ATGCAGGAATATTTCACCAACTTATTGGATCAATCTTCGTTTCCCTTGTGGTCAGCTTTTTTGCTGGGGCTGATTACTTCGCTTGGCCCTTGTACGCTTACAACCAATATTGCTGCTATTGGTTTTATCAGCAAAGAGGCGTCTAATAAAAAACGGGTACTATTGGGAGGCTTGTTTTATGCCGGTGGTCGTGCATTTACCTATATCGTAATTGCTTTGCTTTTGTTTGTTGGAGCCGATGCTTTGAATATTTCCAAACCTCTGGCTCGCTATGGCGAAAAAATGATTGGTCCTTTGTTGTTGATCATTGGGTTGGCAATGCTCGAATTTATTCCAATTCGTTTCCCTTCATTTAATGGGCTTTCCGAGAGAATTGAAAAACAAAAACGAGATCTGTTGATGCAGCACTTTTTATTGGGGGGCGTTTTTGCCCTGGCTTTTTGTTCGTATAGTGGAGTGATGTATTTTGGCCTGTTAATTCCAATGACCCTTTCAGCTCCTTCAGGTTTATTGCTTCCCCTATTTTTCGCGCTGGGGACAAGCGTGATGGTCCTGTTTTTTACGATTCTGATTGCGTTCGCCTTTTCAGGCATCAATCAGTGGTTTATCCGGATTAAAAATATTGAATTTTGGTTACGCCGATTGGTTGCCACAATGTTTATAGCAATTGGTTTTTGGAAAATCATTGAGCTAATCCTGATTTAA
- a CDS encoding carboxypeptidase-like regulatory domain-containing protein — protein sequence MRNLIISLFLIFFFSTSVRAQVIKGRVVDSNTQEGIAYTNIGVEGTFYGTASDSEGFFELKVPDEFKNEKLFFSAVGYGNMVLRIPELLTRDFTRIQLVEQTYDIDTIDVAAQSRVLFRVIKTAAANVPENFYHGPLGLKLYLEETKQVAGDSEQKREAVVQLYDESGYASLSITNAFGKRHFKFSEVKKNFESYSIPTAKTGFEELLEMDIARLSNTIFDEKLLNDFDLQLEGISKFNDDSVWIISYKTSKADLAHTGDFYATQLDGKIYISQNNYEVIRNECVIEAEKNHPHNRSLATKKAEQTKVNYHYTATYKPFNGKYAVSYLDCEKTYLDQDNNEVIYSRKASVLELNTTPAKIQGKDYFENVDYVESFWNSFKRPE from the coding sequence ATGCGAAATCTAATCATATCTCTGTTTCTGATCTTCTTTTTTTCGACCTCTGTACGGGCCCAAGTCATTAAAGGTCGTGTAGTTGATTCGAACACACAAGAAGGAATTGCTTATACAAATATTGGAGTTGAAGGAACTTTTTACGGCACAGCGAGCGATTCCGAAGGATTTTTTGAGTTAAAGGTTCCTGATGAATTCAAGAATGAAAAGTTATTTTTCTCAGCTGTGGGATACGGAAACATGGTTCTTCGGATTCCTGAACTTTTGACAAGAGACTTTACTCGAATTCAATTGGTTGAGCAAACGTACGATATTGATACAATAGATGTAGCGGCGCAATCGAGAGTTTTGTTTCGTGTAATCAAAACAGCTGCTGCGAATGTACCCGAAAACTTTTACCATGGTCCACTCGGATTGAAACTTTATCTTGAAGAAACGAAACAAGTAGCAGGTGATTCGGAGCAAAAACGTGAAGCGGTTGTTCAGCTATATGACGAATCCGGCTATGCGTCACTTTCAATTACCAACGCGTTTGGCAAGCGCCACTTTAAATTTTCGGAGGTAAAAAAGAATTTTGAATCGTACTCCATTCCAACAGCAAAAACCGGTTTTGAAGAACTGCTCGAAATGGATATTGCCCGGCTGTCGAACACAATATTTGATGAAAAACTGTTGAATGACTTCGATCTCCAGCTGGAAGGAATCAGCAAGTTTAATGACGATTCGGTTTGGATTATTTCATATAAAACAAGCAAAGCGGACTTGGCTCACACGGGAGATTTCTACGCCACGCAGCTAGATGGAAAAATCTATATCAGCCAAAATAACTACGAAGTAATCCGGAACGAATGTGTTATCGAAGCAGAAAAAAACCATCCTCACAACAGATCACTGGCAACTAAAAAGGCAGAACAAACCAAGGTTAATTATCACTATACCGCAACCTACAAACCATTTAACGGGAAGTATGCGGTAAGCTATTTAGATTGTGAAAAAACTTATTTGGATCAAGATAACAATGAAGTGATTTATAGTCGAAAAGCAAGTGTTCTGGAATTAAACACAACTCCTGCGAAAATTCAAGGAAAAGATTATTTCGAAAATGTGGACTATGTGGAAAGCTTTTGGAATAGCTTTAAAAGACCTGAGTAA
- a CDS encoding deoxyguanosinetriphosphate triphosphohydrolase: MNWNELISSKRLGTKPAVKQNELYNRTQFQRDYDRLIFSSPFRRMQNKTQVFPLPGSIFVHNRLTHSLEVASVGRSLGNILAEKLIVKGETSPLIPELGAVVSAACLAHDMGNPPFGHAGEEAISSYFKNGKGHNLQLMLQPEEWNDFVYFDGNANAFRLLSHQFNGRRAGGFALTYTTLASIVKYPFESVGIQKPKFGFFQSEKELYHEIATELGIKQLGNTPLKFARHPLVFLVEAADDICYQMMDLEDAHKLGILGYETTKELFLNFYDQQADKEIRKKIEETFKVVSDHNERIAYLRAGVINKLVHECIAVFESKQDDIFEGSFQKSLISQLKGTSRIALEEIKDLSVDKIYKHRSVVEVEISGHQIIGTLLEAFIEALLAPDEGYSKRLISMIPEQYRNNHQTTYEKVQSVIDFVSGMTDLYALDLFRKIKGINLPSIG; the protein is encoded by the coding sequence ATGAACTGGAACGAACTTATATCGAGCAAACGACTTGGCACAAAGCCGGCGGTAAAACAAAACGAATTGTATAACCGCACACAATTTCAACGCGACTACGATCGCTTGATTTTTTCGTCCCCCTTTCGTCGCATGCAAAACAAAACCCAGGTATTTCCTTTGCCCGGCAGCATTTTCGTACACAACCGACTTACCCACAGCCTGGAAGTGGCAAGCGTTGGCCGTTCGCTTGGAAATATATTGGCTGAAAAACTAATTGTAAAGGGCGAAACAAGTCCATTGATTCCTGAACTCGGAGCTGTCGTTTCGGCGGCCTGCCTGGCTCACGATATGGGAAATCCTCCATTTGGGCATGCCGGCGAAGAAGCTATTTCAAGCTATTTCAAAAATGGCAAAGGACATAATTTACAACTCATGCTTCAACCCGAAGAATGGAACGATTTTGTCTACTTTGATGGAAATGCCAACGCTTTTCGCTTGTTAAGTCACCAGTTTAACGGACGCCGCGCCGGAGGATTTGCACTAACCTACACAACCCTGGCCAGCATTGTAAAATACCCATTTGAGTCGGTAGGTATTCAAAAACCCAAGTTTGGTTTCTTTCAATCGGAAAAAGAGCTTTACCACGAAATTGCCACTGAGCTCGGCATTAAACAGCTTGGAAATACCCCCCTGAAGTTTGCCCGCCACCCACTGGTCTTTTTGGTTGAAGCAGCCGATGACATCTGTTACCAAATGATGGATCTGGAAGACGCACATAAACTGGGAATATTGGGTTATGAAACAACCAAAGAACTATTCCTGAACTTTTACGACCAGCAAGCGGATAAGGAAATTCGTAAAAAAATTGAAGAAACCTTTAAAGTGGTCTCTGATCACAACGAACGAATTGCATATCTGCGAGCCGGCGTAATTAACAAATTGGTGCACGAGTGTATTGCTGTTTTCGAAAGTAAGCAAGACGACATCTTCGAAGGTTCGTTTCAAAAATCACTAATCAGCCAGTTAAAAGGCACTTCCAGAATAGCACTGGAGGAAATAAAAGATTTATCGGTTGACAAAATTTACAAACACCGATCGGTTGTGGAGGTTGAAATTTCAGGACACCAAATTATTGGCACTTTGCTCGAAGCATTTATTGAAGCCCTGCTCGCTCCGGATGAAGGCTACTCAAAACGATTAATCTCCATGATTCCGGAACAATACCGCAACAACCACCAAACCACCTATGAAAAAGTGCAATCGGTGATCGATTTTGTTTCGGGTATGACTGACTTGTATGCTTTGGATTTGTTCCGGAAAATAAAAGGGATCAATTTGCCATCGATCGGCTAA
- a CDS encoding SprT family zinc-dependent metalloprotease — translation MNAEKVILIEPVGQVTLVRNERSRYFRLRVKPTGQAHVSMPVLASEAKAVNFVKSKSAWIIQQQQKIKTGLTVFGQDNSFRTKFHQLKIVKVDQGQVTNLIGNGIVQINIPNKYDHQNANIQQFIRRTLIEVMRQEAKVYLPVRLHELASNHGFQFQKVFVKHVKSRWGSCSSVNNINLNLHLMRLPDRLIDYVLLHELAHTKEKNHSKNFWQLLEEICPGSKQLDRELKKYHVDIF, via the coding sequence ATGAATGCTGAAAAAGTAATCTTAATTGAACCTGTCGGACAGGTTACTTTAGTTCGAAATGAACGTTCCCGTTATTTTCGGTTACGGGTAAAACCAACTGGTCAAGCTCATGTTTCTATGCCTGTTTTAGCCTCGGAGGCTAAAGCTGTCAACTTTGTGAAGTCAAAATCAGCATGGATAATACAACAACAACAAAAGATTAAAACAGGTTTAACCGTTTTCGGACAAGATAACTCTTTTCGAACAAAGTTTCATCAATTAAAAATAGTAAAAGTTGATCAAGGGCAAGTGACGAATTTGATAGGAAACGGAATTGTCCAAATTAACATTCCAAATAAATACGATCATCAAAACGCAAACATTCAACAATTTATACGCAGGACTCTTATTGAAGTCATGCGACAGGAAGCTAAAGTTTATTTACCTGTTCGACTTCATGAATTAGCCTCGAACCACGGGTTTCAATTTCAAAAAGTATTTGTAAAACATGTAAAAAGCCGATGGGGAAGTTGCTCTTCAGTAAACAACATCAATCTGAACCTGCATTTGATGAGACTACCTGACCGATTAATCGACTATGTATTGCTTCATGAATTGGCCCATACAAAAGAAAAAAACCACAGCAAAAACTTTTGGCAGTTACTCGAAGAAATATGCCCGGGTTCGAAACAACTGGATCGGGAACTCAAAAAGTACCATGTTGATATTTTTTGA